The Culex pipiens pallens isolate TS chromosome 2, TS_CPP_V2, whole genome shotgun sequence DNA window atcaataatgaaatgatatcggacaaaattcgttaatctgttgaactaacggttttcggattatggttgtatcgaccattgttgcgaatcgaggatctactggagttttgacgatcaaacagagcctaacatttaaaaaggacaCACAGGTGTGAACAGGATTGTGTCTCtttcactcaaaattttaatgatagtttacataaggtatgatagggatacactcttgtttgcaaagcttgtgtgccctaatgaaatggaaggcacgaaatagtcgtattaacaacgagtgttcaacttgtaaaatatgaacgtttcattaatgtttattgtttttggaaGCAGCAAGACAGGTTTAACAAATAGGTAAAGGAATGTTTggctttgtaattaaaatttcggggatttgagattcaagttactttcagacagtttagttgaggttgttgattcaagttagttagttttCTGAAATGAATAATTGGACATAAATGATCAGTTAAATTAAAGTTAGTtgcaatgtacgacaagactactgacggacgcgacAGGACGAAGCCCAGAAAAAATGCCATTGATAAGTTAGTTTTCATCATTCATTTACcagtaaatttatttgatttcctttaaatttgaagtACATCATAGGTTTCCTTTGTATAAATCTCAAATTAGTTTTAgattaaattataatttcatagtTCCTTTATTCAGTTTTAGTTAGAAGTTAGATTAACGTAACTGCTCAtatcatccaagttcttacttctcacacctacactaattttctttcaccttccccctcccgatcccctatatcttccggtggtgttcatttggtatgcaatactagttcggccactacccttttttccacaagaaaccggacttggattgacttgaggccgcgtcccccaccttgctccgtaaaacgaaaacgaaaacgaaacaacatttcatttctttttgaaaattcgccctTGATGATGCATTTGAATGTATTCCCGGCCAAACTTTGCCACATTGTGTGTAGGCCAGattcttgcgcatcttttggtatatgtttggagcatcctggagctcggtacagaccttcaaagtttggcaatttttcgaaaaatcgtccccggctaaaaagatatgcgtcgcacctcgcgacgcccgagacgccatttgattttgctgggaccaatttttcgaaaaaatgctaaactttgaaggtctgtaccgagctccaggatgctccaaacttcaaacccctgaatgcccgccaaaaagtcattgttttgttaaatttaaattcttaaattcttaaattcttaaactcttaaattcttaaattcttaaattcttaaattctgaaattcttaaattctttcttaaattcttaaattcttaaattcttaaattcttaaattcctaggtTCTTGAATGCTGCCATTCTTGTTACCATCTtagaaaacttgataaaatttgaagtatttttggagttattttttcggttagagaaattttgagaagaagatgtaggaaaatttgcttcgatttttctaagtgacgctttggtaagatcatcgagtatgaactgtatcttaaatttaaaatctcaagATCGAggatttattacaattttaaaattttattatttttctttatttagatTTGATTCAGTTTTTAGATCTTAATttctaaatgttgaaattttttattttattttttgccaaaatgtttgttttgcctTTCCCTCTAgttatattttggtattttcagCATTTCTTGATTCTGCCTTCTGAGATTACAACATTGAATTTATTATGAAACTCTTTTGTATGTTtgtcgcaaaattatttttcttaaaatgacgCGGATTTTGCGCGGATTGGggtggcgcggattttttttttcgctttctccgtaacaaccctgaatggAGGCATTTGAGAgttcaagaatttataaattatgGTCTCTTCGGAAAGTTGTTTCAACTTTAATTAAGATCCAGCATCTGAGATTTCATAGGGATTAAACAACTACATTTTACATATGTTTCCTAAACAACATTCAAGGGCTTACAAGGAggagttcccgtggtcagatcgagcttaaatttgtaatctattccaaaacacccaaatgtctaagtttgataaataatgactttttgaaaagctcGTCTGTAGGCTCTGGTCAAggcagaaaacttttttttaattttatagcaaaaatattattttgtataATTATCTAAGAAGATGTTATCTTCAAATAACCAGAAAACcgtttactttaaatacaaacattgttgaaaaagacctagatcttttttttaaaccgtaaACATGAActtgtttttcagttttttttaaatctttcttaaGATTCTGCAAAATTACatatttatttcaagtttttgtctccaaaagcattagttttttttaatagaaacaCAATCAAAACTAGCATCGGCCTAATTCGTTAAAAAATTCGGCAAAaggcaacaattttaaaattaaacataacttcttactttaattaaaattgtcaattgatttttttaaaactttaaatttcctTTGGGAAATGAAGTGAAATCAACTAATCgcaatttgaaatttgcaacaattttaattatgaattatttctagagttttttgaaaaggtcctataagctattgggttttctatttttataagacctattaaaaaactctagatttttggtaaagggcaacatttaaaatgacatcaccaaataataaaacataggaaatttttatggttgctcattttggatgttcgatgagaaaaaaataattgacaaaataaaaaaaaagtttttaagtttttgcagaatccatcgttagaaaaaaataaaataaaatagtcattgaagtttttaaatatcatgAATTTCCaacattcaaaaagaaaaatgcatgaaaccataaaaacgctccaaacaatatgttagtaaaaaatagaaaataaaaaaaaatggtggtctggagaggtcagggaaaagtcagggaattttattttgggatttggatCGACACCATGAATAAAAAAGTCAGCCGACTTTCTTGTAACAGTGTGAATGTTTATTTGTTAGTTTATAAGTTTGCATGTCATCCCAGTCAatagacaaatccagcgaaagctcaacgctgctttttgatggtgagagatttgacagctcccatactaaatgtctcgattttcatactttttgttaattttcttctaaaataaaacacttaacatatgaaaactatatatttttggtgcccaaaattcctgctgaatcgaatggtgtacttatctcaattgcaaatttttcgaacagtttttattttaaaaatattctagacacattttgtgcacctaatcaatcaatacttttatcataaataatcattttattgcttaaaaattgaattttcctgAGCTCCCTtattcaaatacatggaagctgtcatttctaacaccattggccacctagcggccatttcaaactggatacgtctatttaattttaacttgattTGACGCACGTTAACGCATTCCGTTTAAAAAgcaacaaccgattccgtgttCTCTGAACATAACACATTTTTGGTTCTAGTACTGAAGCCCCGATGGTTTGTCACCATTGGTTTTAAAACAAACGGggtaactttttagtttgatcCCGTGTAAATAAAAACAGTTCGTCACATTTTGAAttaactttgtcaaaccaatcGGGTATAAACTGTAAAGTGTAAAACGAAGAAGCGATCaatcaccgggggttgagtgtactagAACTCCAAAATTCGAATATGAAAAAGTGTGAAAAATCTTTCAGTGAATCGTGATCCATTTAGAGTGTAATTTGTTTTGTGCAAAAAGCTCATTTTCCTTTTACTGTGTATCACACATCTTTTAGTTTTGACATTtctatttgtttgtaaacatttaAACACAACAGTTCGCTTAtcgtttgggtttttttttgtgcaaaataACTTTGTAAGACGGCACTATTCATCACATAAACGAACATATTTCGTTTCTTTCTGACGACTTTACTTGAAAATCAACCTCCACTGTAAGTATTTACTCATTTCAAAATAAGAagagcgttttaaaaaaaacctttcccaTTCAGATGGCCAAAATCACGGTGAAAACGGAACCCGATTACGAAATGCACTCCACCCTGGAGGATCAGCAAACGCAGCAGGAGGGATCTGAGGATATGACTTCTTTCTGTTACGAAACTGTGGTCAAGGAGGAAGTTATCCTGGAAGACGAATTTATTTCACCAGAAGAGGAGAGCGCCAGAGAGTGTAATAAGGCATTTGCCACGGAAAACAAAAGCCACATCAAACGAGCTCACGAGAAACATGCACAGAAGAGCTCGGAGGTTTCCGTGCTGGAAGAGGATGGAGTCTTCATCTGCAGTAAATGTAACAAAACGTTTGAGGAGCGACACTTGTGCCAGCAACATATTTCGAAACATTTTTCATTGACGAAGGAAAGAACTGTTTCCTGTCCCAAGTGCCCTAAAGTAAGAATTTATCCAGACAGATTGTGGTTACGATTGTTATTGGtcgataaatattttcagaaatttttatcTGAAAAACATCTTGCAAAACACGAGGCATGGCACGAAGcatctatcaaaaaacaaaGTGAAGTAATAAAATGCGATGAATGCAACAAGACATTCAAAACCAAGCGCATGTTAACCCGACACCTCAAAAGGCACGAGGCCATGAAAGAAGGCAAATATCAATGCAAGATTTGCAGTATGGTAAGTTTCAACGGAACTCCATGTTATCAACTTGAACTAATTCTCTATTTTAGCGACACGCATCTGACTACGAGTTAAAAATTCACACTAAGAGGCACGAAATTAACGTGAAAATGCCGTCAGTTCCACCTCCAGTTATAATTGTAAGAAATGATCATAGTGCATTCCAATGCTCCGAGTGCAGTATGGTGTTCACCGTCCGACGGGCCTATAAAACCCATGCgcaaaaacatataaatataCGAAATGGCATGTATAAGTGCGATATTTGCGAAAAGGTAGGAATAAATTAGTTACAGCGCTGTTTCACTAttggacggatttttttttttcagatatgcGGATCTTCCCATAATCTCGACACGCACATGCGGAGACATCGAAACGGAGAGATAAAAGAAGTTACTCAACCTAGAGAACTGTCGTATGAATGCTCAAAATGTGATAAAAAATTTGGCAGGCAGCTTCTGTTAAGTAAACACTTCAAAATTCACGAGGCTATCGAAAAAGGTCTTTACAAGTGCAAGTTATGTGGAAAGGTAAtacaaatttatttcttttgggaccatccataaaccatgtggaaaaTTTGTGGGTTGACGGTTGTGTACGCCTCATACAAAAAAGATCTTGTTTGTATGAAAGTTGTCCTAGGAGGGTGGTCCCATTGTTGATTAAGTTATTataacaacttttttatttccttttcgCAGTATTTAGGGTCACCCAGATCGCTCGTACTACACGAGCAAAGACATGATGCCAATAAGAAAGCAAGAAATGCACATAAATGTATCGAATGTGACCGCACGTATTTTCGCAAGTATTCCTTTATCTGCCATGTTAAGGCGAGGCACGGTGGAAATGAACCGAATCAAcgagaaaatgtaaaaatcgaCAAATGTTGAGCATATGTTACTTCAGTTTTTCTTCTTATGAAATAAAAAAGGAGatttataaaaagaaaaacaaatccaCCTTCTTTCTTGTAACAGTGTTAATGTTTATTTGTTAGTTTATAAGTTTGGATGTCATCCCAGTCAGGTTAATCAGAATTCTGAACACGCATCCAATTTGAGTTGTTCACGCAATCCGTTCTAAAAGCAACAACCGATTCCGCGTTCCctgaatttttcaattcaatcaaAACACATCTCCACCAACCGGAtaggggcagaatgggccatccttggttttgggctttagaatggatttagacctactgtaaggcaagggtcttataaaagacgtcaaataacatcaccacacggaaaacgacgtttgaattaagtgtatttttcgaataacatttttgctcaaaattagaaaaatgttgtttatttcgaggttcttatATAAGCTTTCTCAaaagttagattgtttgaaaaagtttgttgaaTGTTTAGAATGTTACCAGGAGCTATTACGaaggtaatcaaacaacaacggaaccttcaaatcatttagaggcttggtggaggaagtgttaaattaaaatccacttggggggcagaatggaccacccttttcctgccttgtaaaaacaatcaaaagttacgaaATTCGAGctattatttcactcctggtagcttcgcaaaacacgtttaatgcaacattagttgattttttagttgttttgatgtttatttgtaaaaatagtgtcttatttaaacatattaacacttttttcaaaaatgtttgttttggaaagtgattttttttataaaagtggtctaacttcatagaaactatgttagaaagggacattaacgtgaagacttccatcattgtcatgatttttcgttcaaagatataaattttgcgtcgctttcaatattttgacaaaattccttcaacaagttgtttagaatagtgccctacacatgctgattccttttggtaacgattatcccattccttgtaaagttatgcaaatcgtcattaatcaatgattgccaactaggacgtcaatgactgtgccacaaaattatataaattttgaagcacaattgatttagatcaaacatCCTTCGGTGGCCTcgagaaggcaacaaccggcacacgctgattccttttggtgctgaaattcggtaaattgaatttttatacagaattttttatagtgatgatcaattttcttcgaaaatgatcaacggcttcaccttaagtcatttattatctcccttcaacgttgtattagacgaaatggcttgttttcttaaggtggcccattctgccccgcactctg harbors:
- the LOC120428896 gene encoding zinc finger protein 808-like; amino-acid sequence: MAKITVKTEPDYEMHSTLEDQQTQQEGSEDMTSFCYETVVKEEVILEDEFISPEEESARECNKAFATENKSHIKRAHEKHAQKSSEVSVLEEDGVFICSKCNKTFEERHLCQQHISKHFSLTKERTVSCPKCPKKFLSEKHLAKHEAWHEASIKKQSEVIKCDECNKTFKTKRMLTRHLKRHEAMKEGKYQCKICSMRHASDYELKIHTKRHEINVKMPSVPPPVIIVRNDHSAFQCSECSMVFTVRRAYKTHAQKHINIRNGMYKCDICEKICGSSHNLDTHMRRHRNGEIKEVTQPRELSYECSKCDKKFGRQLLLSKHFKIHEAIEKGLYKCKLCGKYLGSPRSLVLHEQRHDANKKARNAHKCIECDRTYFRKYSFICHVKARHGGNEPNQRENVKIDKC